GTATATATGCATACAAGAAAACAGACAGGACAGACTGCCTATAAAAAACACTAAAATAGAAGATCACGGATGTCTTCTTTGATAACCAATGTAACAGCCAACACTAAGATCTAAGTTGGATCACATAGCCATTATTAATGCCTGTGCATTGATTATTGCAGCCTTCCCTTGACATTGTATAGCATCTTCGAGAGGAAGGTCCTTGCTTGTTTTTTTCGGTTTGCAAGTTATTGATCCCAAAAATTAGTGGGGAAACATTGGGGCGTTGTGTCGCTGGTCGGAAGCATCTGCAGGTCAGCATCGTTTCATATATAACAGATTTCCGACTGatatgaaaatagaaatgtACATATTTCTGAGAAATTGAGCACACTAATAATCTCTCTTATAATTGTTTTAGAACcacatagaaaaagaaagcattACGGTAGCAGACCTTAACTTTTCTGCAGTATtgcaaaacaaaatatttggTATGACATATTACCAATTTTCGACTACTGTTAAAATCACAAAGAGAAAGTCAAAATCACCTTCATACAACCTGAAAACCAAAGCTCCAGAAATTCGAGCATGGAACTTATTGTTTAAGCCAAACAATTGTTTTTATGTATAGTCTCGGAATAGACAAAGATGATACCACCAAGACCTCCTAAAACACTTGGCCGCTCCATTACTAATTCTACTGTAGGAACTATATAAGCAAGCACCATAATTTTCATTATGTATCTCTCAATCTATGTTGATCCTAACAACCTTTTTGGTTCTTCCTGCAGACGTTGGTTCAGTAATATGGGATTGTTCTGCAGATGGAAGTGCCCAGCCTCCCCAGGTTGCCATGCCCTTCTGTTTGCTGTTGCTAGAACCTACTCAATCCAAGTGGATAAATGATTATGCCAAACAACACAATGCCAGTGTCAGTTATCACATAGCAGACTTGAAGACTACATACATTAATCGGAAAGAGATGACAATACTTGAAACAACAACACTAAACACAATAATAAGATATGAAACAGAGGAATAAACTAAACATAATGCCATATAATGCAACCCCCATAGATTGATCTCATGTTTTGCAGTAAGTGAAACTCAAATAGCCATAAGCATGCCTATGAATGTTACACCAAACAAAGATCTCATACAGCATGGGCATGCAGAACAAAGATCATGCAAAGTCCcactaaattttaaagtaatcAATAACTACCTATTTTCATGCAAGGAAAGCACTTTGCTAAGACTGCAGCAGCACATTTATAATGGTCATGGCCCATAATTGATAACTCTCTACACCAAAAACAAGCCTATTCCTAGGTTCCAACCTTTTCCATCTAAAGGGCTAACTGCAACCCAAAAGAAAGCCTAGACATGGCATGGCCCCCATAAGTCTGAAGGGAATATGACCTTTAAGCAAAATGACATACAGTCAACAAAACAAGAAGCAACAAGGTAAATACAGAACCAATCGGACGTATTCATGCAATGAGGAAATTAGTGGTTACCTGCAGTACCATGCATATCGAATTGATCACTCCGGTCAGGCAACTGTCTTTTGCCATTACCCTTCCATGCTTCTTCAAAACCAGCAAGTTCATCTGACAGGCCGTTGCAAAGTTAGTCCTACTGCACTATTAACCAGAGGGAATTGAAGATGATccctcatcacataaaaaacaGCAGCACACCTTCATTCAAATTGTGCAGGGTTTGCATTGTGTCAACCTTGCCATCTGAAGTAAGCTTCCTTGTGACTGAATGGCCCTAAATAAAGAAGCAAAAGCATTTCAATCCACATGCAACAAGGAAGTACTAATTGGTTCCTTCTTTGCCTACCAACAAACGACTGGGGAAGCAATTACCAGAACACATGGTATGCGACAAAGAAAGTAATCACAAAAGGCAGAAAGCTGGCAGATGAATAACATCAGATTCTTAAGAAATTTACTGAGACATATTTCATGAGTCTACATTGTACCTAAGGGGCCCCAGAAAAGAATCCCATAGTACTGCAACACATCAATGACATGAACTCGTAACATTGTGTACACATGGAGAATGCAGTGAAGTGCAGTAATGAACATTAACGGTTGACATAGATTTATGTCACATAGATTTTAACATCTGAGGCTTTTAGTTGATGATCTAGaattttattcaaagttcTGAAAGAATGCATCGTTGACAGGATACTAACCTTATCATGAATCCCTCTAGAGATCCTATGTGTTGCTTGGCCTGTTGTTTTGTCTGCTTCTTTGCTCTCCTCAACAATTACCTAATGCAGAATCACAACATTACTACAAGAAGAAACTGGAAAACAATTCAACTCGCCTAGAAATCTTTTCAAAAGAAAGTTACTTACTCCATCGTTGCCTGCCCTTCTGGTCCTTGTAGAAGTGTAATACGCTCCATCTACTCCACCATATGTGACTTTGCAAGTCTGGAAACTGAAACTGCGAGCCTGAGACTTAGTCCCTTCTATCCTGTTATAATCACTCCCATGATTCACAGTCTTGCTCTTCTCTTCTGCTAGACCAGCCACAATTGCTATTCTTTAGAAACACATAATTGTTATAAgcaagaaggaaaaaaagataCATATCTCAGTGAAAAAGTTCATCTACCATCAAAACCGTCATCGGGATGCTCAACTGATGGTTCATTCTCCAAGCCAGTGTCtgtctctttctctttttcgcTCTCATCATCAGAGTTTAATTCCTCTATAACTATTCCTTTTGCTCCATTGGTTTGCGACACATCACTAGTAGAAGAATTTGAAGATTGAAACATGCTCCTAAAAGGGCGAGTAAAGAACGGGTCATCAAATGGATCCCGCCCTCCATATAGGCTGGGCCTCATGCCAAAGCCACCGAAATTACCAAAAGGGTCAGCCATGCCAAAGAAATCATCTCTCCTTTCTCTTCCCCTCTGCATCCTATAAGAACTAAACTTTTCAATCGCCAGAGAGAGAATAATAGTTTAAGCAAACATAGGcacatttttaaaaagatgatCCCCggagaataaaaagaaaagatggaaAGTAAAATTCAtggaaattaaatttcaaaaaaagagaattactagcaagaattttaataaccgaaaaaaaaaataatcagcGATCATCGAATTAACGCACAGACATTTAAAACCATACATCTATTCCATTTGGCTGCTGAGAGATGGcgggaaaagaaaatagaatctaacaatttaaaataattctaatgAAATCCTAAATAAACTAATCAGGCATTAAAAATCTGAAGgagaaaattaagaagaagTAAAACGATTGTATTGCATCAACATCagaaatgataataaaaaaaaaaaaacctagaTATGCTAG
The Ricinus communis isolate WT05 ecotype wild-type chromosome 1, ASM1957865v1, whole genome shotgun sequence DNA segment above includes these coding regions:
- the LOC8270630 gene encoding myeloid leukemia factor 1 isoform X2 — its product is MQRGRERRDDFFGMADPFGNFGGFGMRPSLYGGRDPFDDPFFTRPFRSMFQSSNSSTSDVSQTNGAKGIVIEELNSDDESEKEKETDTGLENEPSVEHPDDGFDEEKSKTVNHGSDYNRIEGTKSQARSFSFQTCKVTYGGVDGAYYTSTRTRRAGNDGVIVEESKEADKTTGQATHRISRGIHDKGHSVTRKLTSDGKVDTMQTLHNLNEDELAGFEEAWKGNGKRQLPDRSDQFDMHGTAGSSNSKQKGMATWGGWALPSAEQSHITEPTSAGRTKKVVRINID
- the LOC8270630 gene encoding myeloid leukemia factor 1 isoform X1, coding for MQRGRERRDDFFGMADPFGNFGGFGMRPSLYGGRDPFDDPFFTRPFRSMFQSSNSSTSDVSQTNGAKGIVIEELNSDDESEKEKETDTGLENEPSVEHPDDGFDAEEKSKTVNHGSDYNRIEGTKSQARSFSFQTCKVTYGGVDGAYYTSTRTRRAGNDGVIVEESKEADKTTGQATHRISRGIHDKGHSVTRKLTSDGKVDTMQTLHNLNEDELAGFEEAWKGNGKRQLPDRSDQFDMHGTAGSSNSKQKGMATWGGWALPSAEQSHITEPTSAGRTKKVVRINID